Proteins found in one Macaca nemestrina isolate mMacNem1 chromosome 4, mMacNem.hap1, whole genome shotgun sequence genomic segment:
- the LOC105474955 gene encoding transmembrane protein 229A → MAGSDVDSEGPALRGGAARRPGAPGGPGSEAAAGCPELLSTAEAPAESATLPAWMRLYFYGMHGITLDVLVSSARRFARSPDLRMLGFSSPYSCLLHSLTHFALEKVYLQQRRCPSAFVFNFLLYPSAHVGLQTLAGQALLLSLGGGAGGAVAPGALDLALQYVLALYHCQVFLKRFLRLRYGRQRRRRQQQQQQQQQQQQRRGALPVAPDARVPTATGVRRRRPRGPRGAGGAPSQGLPDLPRFLFFGMHGFLDEIFFTFFFNVLGQGDGTTSGHTSLWSFFMYGSCSFVVEKLYFHLHYSRGWGTWKRVPIYVIFIYVWELSWGLGLRTCGACSWDYSHYPLNFMGLITLMYLPGWIFLSVYQDLISNVLWRVQYVPSN, encoded by the coding sequence ATGGCGGGGAGCGACGTGGACAGCGAGGGCCCCGCACTGAGGGGCGGCGCGGCGCGGCGTCCGGGGGCCCCGGGCGGGCCAGGAAGTGAAGCGGCAGCCGGCTGCCCCGAGCTGCTGTCCACTGCTGAAGCGCCGGCTGAGAGCGCCACGCTGCCCGCCTGGATGCGCCTCTACTTCTACGGGATGCACGGGATCACCCTGGACGTGCTGGTGTCCTCGGCCCGGCGCTTCGCCCGCAGCCCGGACCTGCGGATGCTAGGCTTCTCCTCGCCCTACAGCTGCCTGCTGCACTCGCTCACCCATTTCGCCCTGGAGAAGGTCTACCTGCAGCAGCGGCGCTGTCCCAGCGCCTTCGTCTTCAATTTCCTCCTCTACCCCTCGGCCCACGTGGGTCTGCAGACCCTAGCGGGCCAGGCGCTACTACTCAGCCTGGGCGGCGGGGCCGGGGGCGCGGTGGCGCCAGGGGCGCTGGACCTGGCGCTGCAGTACGTACTGGCGCTTTACCACTGCCAAGTGTTCCTGAAGCGCTTCCTGCGCTTGCGGTACGGGCGACagaggcggcggcggcagcagcaacagcaacagcagcagcagcagcagcagcggagGGGCGCGCTCCCCGTCGCTCCGGACGCCCGGGTCCCTACTGCGACCGGAGTCCGGCGGCGACGACCCCGTGGCCCCAGGGGCGCCGGGGGAGCCCCTAGCCAGGGGCTGCCCGACCTACCCCGCTTTCTTTTCTTCGGAATGCACGGCTTTCTGGATGAGATCTTCTTCACCTTCTTCTTCAACGTACTGGGGCAGGGGGACGGAACAACCAGCGGCCACACGTCGCTCTGGTCCTTCTTTATGTATGGCAGCTGCAGTTTCGTGGTGGAAAAACTCTACTTCCATCTCCACTACAGCCGCGGTTGGGGCACTTGGAAGCGGGTGCCCATCTACGTGATCTTCATCTACGTGTGGGAGCTTTCCTGGGGTCTGGGACTCCGCACATGCGGGGCTTGTTCCTGGGACTATTCTCACTACCCGCTCAATTTCATGGGCCTCATCACCCTGATGTATTTACCTGGCTGGATATTCCTTAGTGTGTACCAGGACCTAATTTCCAACGTGTTGTGGAGGGTGCAGTACGTACCAAGTaactaa